Proteins encoded within one genomic window of Verrucomicrobiia bacterium:
- a CDS encoding transposase produces YANEFAFRWNTRHQTDGTRLKGFGQLIENKRLTYRQVSCVC; encoded by the coding sequence ATACGCCAATGAATTCGCTTTCCGCTGGAACACCCGCCATCAAACCGATGGCACCCGCCTGAAAGGGTTTGGCCAGTTGATCGAAAACAAACGGCTCACCTACCGCCAGGTTTCCTGCGTTTGCTAA